The bacterium nucleotide sequence TCGACCAGCACCACGGCGCGCTTCACTTCGCCGGACAGCTCGTCGACGTCGATCTCGTCCTTCTCGAGGCGGGCCAGGATGGTCTCGACCTCGGCCAGCGCCTCGCCGAAGCTGGGCGTCTCGTCTTTTGAGGTCATTTTATCCTTCGCAGGCATGTCGTTCTCCTCTCAGTCCCGGCCGGCGTCGCCGGCGCTCTCCACGATACTCACGATCTGCCCGCTTTGCAGCCGGGTGACGAGCCGGTCCCCGGGCGCGACGGCGGCGGCGTCGCGCAGCAATCGGCCGTGCGCGTCCAGGGTCAGGCTCCAACCGCGCCGCAGCTGGCGTGCGGGATCGAGCCACTGCGCCTTCTGCGCGAGATGGTCCAGGCGGGCGCGGCGCACGGCGAGCACGGCGCCCGTGGCCCGGTCGAGGCGGGCCGCGGCACGTTCGAGCTCCGACCGTCGCCGGGGCCACGTGGCGAGCAGGCGCTGCGGGTCCAGGGCCAGCCGCGCGCGCGCCTCACGTTCGCCGGCGCGCTCGAGGCGGCGCT carries:
- the xseB gene encoding exodeoxyribonuclease VII small subunit, which encodes MPAKDKMTSKDETPSFGEALAEVETILARLEKDEIDVDELSGEVKRAVVLVDLCREKLQRTELEVQEFTARLREDRSAPADGQPGRT
- a CDS encoding exodeoxyribonuclease VII large subunit, with protein sequence RRLERAGEREARARLALDPQRLLATWPRRRSELERAAARLDRATGAVLAVRRARLDHLAQKAQWLDPARQLRRGWSLTLDAHGRLLRDAAAVAPGDRLVTRLQSGQIVSIVESAGDAGRD